A window from Hoeflea sp. IMCC20628 encodes these proteins:
- a CDS encoding response regulator transcription factor has translation MAQLTLIIADDHPLFRGAMRQALEGMGASIDILEAGDLEAARKKAGDHPEADLILLDLTMPGVSGLSGLIAFRAEFSSLPVVVVSASDDPPTMRRALELGASGFIPKSASIDEIRQGVQTVLDGGIWTPPGVDLGSEHDPEIASLIARIQTLTPQQGRVLGMLAEGLLNKQIAYELSVSEATIKAHVSAVLQKLGVDSRTQAVIQLSKIGAEVLTQND, from the coding sequence ATGGCGCAATTGACACTTATCATAGCAGACGATCATCCATTGTTTCGCGGAGCGATGCGGCAAGCCCTGGAGGGCATGGGCGCCAGCATCGATATTCTGGAGGCTGGCGATCTCGAGGCCGCGCGCAAGAAAGCAGGTGACCATCCGGAAGCGGATCTGATTCTTCTGGATCTGACCATGCCGGGTGTATCGGGGCTGTCCGGGCTGATTGCGTTCCGCGCCGAATTTTCCAGCCTGCCAGTGGTGGTGGTGTCGGCGTCCGACGATCCGCCAACCATGCGCCGCGCGCTGGAACTGGGCGCTTCGGGATTCATTCCAAAATCCGCCAGTATCGACGAAATTCGCCAGGGCGTTCAAACCGTCCTGGACGGGGGCATCTGGACACCACCGGGGGTGGACCTGGGATCCGAGCACGATCCGGAAATTGCCAGCCTGATTGCCCGCATTCAGACCCTGACCCCGCAGCAGGGCCGAGTGCTCGGAATGCTGGCCGAAGGCCTGCTCAACAAGCAGATCGCCTATGAGCTCAGCGTCTCCGAAGCCACGATCAAGGCGCATGTTTCTGCGGTGTTGCAGAAGCTTGGCGTCGACAGTCGGACCCAGGCCGTCATTCAACTCTCCAAGATCGGCGCGGAGGTTCTCACCCAGAACGATTGA
- a CDS encoding PAS domain-containing hybrid sensor histidine kinase/response regulator: protein MMPGWLVFGSALFYLLMLFAIATYGDRSARQRRRRMAGRPIIYSLSLAIYCTSWTYFGGVGLAASRGLEFTAIYIGPILMFTLGMPILKRIVTLAKAEKLTSIADFMAARYGKSPTVAALVALIAVIGTIPYIALQLKAVSSSVAVMVDVEQLHRVTETFFLSDISFFVTLVLAAFAAIFGTRHTDATEHQDGLILAIAMESLVKLLAFTLIGLSVVFVMYDGPWDLLRAATAQADVMAALSYETPPLRWGLLVVLSSFAIILLPRQFHVAVVENRTPGELRLAGWLLPLYLVAINIFVLPVAIAGVLQFGSGGASDLFVLALPMTNDMPVIALLTFIGGFSAATAMVIVASVAVAIMVSNDIIVPVVLRRRDRRGQSGDFSRLILVIRRTAIVGILLLGFAYYRAADINAGLASIGLLSFAAIAQLAPAFFGGLFWRQANARGAVAGLSSGIAIWAYMLMVPSLGGPDNSHVAAAILDFVIPGTSSFTGPGSDPLFNAVVLSLAVNCLFYVIGSLSRRPKSIERIQSAVFIPQSRRLATSGRSWKTKVTVADLKQTISRYLGHERTERSFHSHERAIGRWIKPDDPADMGMLRFAEQLLGSAIGSASARLVLSLLFERADDIPGDTARLLDEASEALQYNRDLLQTALGQMNQGITVFDSTNRLTVWNKRFRSLLELPENVGQVGFSLESIISILADRGDIRDSEKQDTLDQFQIMDTAFALTIGAEKRIVEIRSNPMPDSGIVTTYADITERVAADMALKQANETLEQRVTHRTAELTRVNRELEKAQLTAEEANIGKTRFLAAAGHDILQPLNAARLYSSTLVERLGNSPNQKLVQNIDSSLESVEAILGAVLDISRLDTGAMKPQLASFPLNDLLQRVVTDFAPVARERNLKFTVMPTSVYVRSDPNLLRRLIQNLVSNAIKYTREGRVLVGVRRRGDTVLIQVIDTGIGIPSSKFRTVFREFARLEEGARTASGLGLGLSIVDRIARVLKHPVDIASQAGKGTEFRVELPLETNIKRIQAQPKRAGAEQASTNLKGLRVLCIDNEPKILEGMTLLLGGWGCTVLASGSLNESLTIAETEDAPDVIFADYHLDDGTGIETIIALRKLWRMDIPALLVTADRTPEVRATAAVDRISVQNKPIKPAALRAFLNHVTVTRRKAAE, encoded by the coding sequence ATGATGCCCGGCTGGCTGGTTTTTGGATCAGCCCTCTTTTATCTGCTGATGCTGTTTGCGATAGCCACCTATGGCGACCGTTCAGCCAGACAGCGGCGAAGGCGGATGGCTGGCCGCCCGATCATCTATTCTCTCAGTCTGGCAATCTACTGCACGTCCTGGACATATTTTGGCGGGGTTGGATTGGCCGCGTCGCGCGGTCTGGAGTTCACCGCGATCTATATCGGCCCGATCTTGATGTTCACGCTTGGCATGCCGATCCTGAAGCGGATCGTGACTCTGGCCAAGGCCGAAAAATTGACATCGATCGCCGACTTCATGGCGGCGCGCTATGGCAAGAGCCCGACGGTGGCGGCGCTGGTCGCCCTGATTGCCGTGATCGGAACCATTCCCTACATTGCATTGCAGCTGAAAGCAGTCTCGTCATCCGTGGCGGTGATGGTCGATGTCGAACAATTGCACCGGGTCACCGAAACATTCTTTCTCTCTGACATCTCCTTCTTCGTCACTCTGGTGCTCGCGGCTTTCGCGGCGATTTTCGGCACCCGCCATACGGACGCGACCGAGCACCAAGATGGCCTGATTTTGGCGATCGCCATGGAGTCGCTGGTCAAACTGCTGGCGTTTACGCTGATCGGATTGTCGGTCGTTTTCGTGATGTATGACGGTCCCTGGGATTTGCTCCGGGCAGCCACCGCGCAGGCTGACGTAATGGCGGCGCTAAGCTATGAGACGCCGCCGTTGCGCTGGGGCTTGCTGGTCGTGCTATCGTCGTTCGCCATCATCCTGCTGCCGCGCCAATTTCACGTGGCGGTGGTGGAGAACCGGACGCCGGGCGAACTCCGGCTGGCCGGGTGGCTGCTACCGCTCTACCTCGTTGCGATCAATATTTTTGTCCTGCCGGTTGCGATTGCCGGGGTTCTGCAATTCGGCTCGGGCGGCGCCAGCGATCTGTTTGTGCTTGCCCTGCCGATGACCAACGACATGCCGGTCATTGCACTTCTGACATTCATCGGCGGCTTTTCGGCAGCAACAGCGATGGTGATTGTCGCATCCGTGGCCGTCGCCATCATGGTCTCCAATGACATCATCGTTCCGGTGGTGCTCCGGCGGCGCGACAGGCGTGGCCAGAGCGGCGATTTTTCGCGTCTGATCCTGGTCATACGGCGCACCGCGATTGTCGGCATTCTGTTGCTCGGCTTTGCCTATTATCGCGCTGCCGACATCAATGCCGGGCTGGCCTCCATCGGCCTTTTGTCGTTCGCGGCGATCGCACAGCTGGCGCCGGCCTTTTTCGGCGGGCTGTTCTGGCGCCAGGCCAACGCCCGCGGCGCGGTTGCCGGCCTTTCCAGCGGAATTGCCATCTGGGCCTATATGCTGATGGTTCCAAGTCTGGGCGGGCCGGATAACAGCCATGTGGCGGCGGCCATTCTCGATTTCGTCATCCCGGGCACCAGCAGCTTTACCGGGCCGGGCTCGGATCCGCTGTTTAATGCCGTTGTACTGAGCCTGGCGGTCAACTGTCTGTTTTACGTGATCGGGTCGCTTTCGCGCCGCCCGAAATCCATCGAGCGGATCCAGTCGGCAGTGTTCATACCGCAGAGCCGCAGACTGGCGACTTCGGGCCGCAGCTGGAAGACCAAGGTAACCGTCGCCGACCTGAAACAGACGATCAGCCGGTATCTTGGCCATGAGCGGACCGAACGGTCGTTTCATTCGCACGAACGCGCCATCGGGCGATGGATCAAACCCGATGACCCTGCGGATATGGGCATGTTGCGGTTTGCAGAGCAATTGCTGGGCAGCGCCATCGGCTCGGCATCGGCACGTCTGGTGCTGTCATTGTTGTTCGAACGGGCCGACGATATTCCCGGCGATACAGCACGCTTGCTCGACGAGGCGTCAGAAGCGCTGCAATATAATCGCGACCTGTTGCAGACAGCGCTTGGACAGATGAACCAGGGCATCACGGTTTTTGACAGTACCAACCGGCTGACGGTGTGGAACAAGCGGTTCCGCTCATTGCTGGAACTACCTGAAAATGTCGGGCAGGTCGGGTTTTCGCTGGAGAGTATCATCTCGATCCTGGCTGATCGGGGCGACATCAGGGACAGTGAAAAACAAGATACACTGGACCAGTTCCAGATCATGGACACTGCTTTTGCGCTGACCATCGGAGCGGAAAAGAGAATTGTCGAAATCCGCTCGAACCCGATGCCGGACAGCGGCATCGTGACCACCTATGCCGACATCACCGAGCGCGTGGCCGCCGACATGGCGCTCAAACAGGCCAATGAAACGCTTGAGCAGAGGGTGACACACCGCACCGCCGAATTGACCCGGGTGAACCGCGAGCTTGAGAAAGCCCAATTGACCGCTGAAGAAGCAAACATCGGCAAGACGCGGTTTCTCGCCGCTGCCGGCCATGACATCCTGCAACCGCTCAACGCCGCCCGGCTCTACTCGTCCACACTGGTTGAACGGCTGGGCAATTCTCCCAACCAGAAACTGGTGCAGAATATCGATTCCTCGCTGGAATCAGTGGAAGCCATTTTGGGTGCCGTGCTGGATATCTCCCGGCTCGACACCGGCGCCATGAAACCGCAATTGGCAAGCTTCCCACTCAATGATTTGTTGCAACGGGTGGTCACCGATTTCGCGCCGGTGGCACGTGAGAGAAACCTCAAATTCACGGTGATGCCGACCAGCGTTTATGTACGATCCGACCCCAACCTGTTGCGGCGGCTAATCCAGAATCTGGTTTCCAACGCCATCAAATACACCCGTGAAGGCCGGGTGCTGGTGGGTGTGCGACGGCGCGGTGACACGGTTCTCATTCAGGTCATTGATACCGGCATCGGAATCCCCTCAAGCAAGTTCCGAACCGTTTTCCGTGAATTTGCCAGGCTTGAGGAAGGCGCGCGCACGGCATCGGGGCTCGGATTGGGGCTTTCGATCGTCGATCGCATCGCTCGGGTGCTCAAGCATCCGGTCGACATCGCCTCGCAAGCCGGAAAAGGCACTGAATTCCGGGTGGAGCTGCCGCTTGAAACCAACATCAAGCGCATCCAGGCACAGCCCAAACGCGCCGGTGCGGAACAGGCAAGCACCAACCTGAAGGGACTTCGGGTTCTGTGCATCGACAATGAACCCAAAATTCTGGAGGGCATGACACTGTTGCTTGGCGGGTGGGGATGCACGGTGCTGGCTTCCGGCTCGCTGAATGAAAGCCTGACAATCGCCGAAACAGAGGACGCGCCCGACGTTATTTTCGCCGATTACCATCTCGATGACGGGACCGGAATCGAGACCATCATCGCGCTTCGCAAATTGTGGAGAATGGATATTCCTGCACTTCTGGTCACCGCTGACCGCACGCCGGAAGTCCGAGCTACCGCTGCGGTTGACCGCATCTCGGTTCAAAACAAGCCGATCAAGCCAGCAGCGCTTCGCGCCTTTCTCAATCATGTGACTGTCACCCGACGCAAAGCGGCAGAATAG